The uncultured Paludibaculum sp. sequence TCCCCAAAAGGGCTTTGAGATCCAGATCTGCAACAGCCTGACGGGACGGGAAAGCTATGAACCGAGGGCCATGACCGGTTCGCTCTATGGATTGCGCAACGTCTATAAACCGTTCGCGGTGGACGACCAATGGTTCAAGCTGGCTGTGTCGGTACGCGGAAAGAACATCCAGGTTCGCCTCAACGGCGTGCTGCTGGTGGATTATACCGAGCCCAACCCGCCTGTCATTCCGGATGCCATGGAGCGCGAGCGCTTCCTGGATCACGGCACCTTTGCGCTCCAATGCCATGACCAGGAATCGCGCACCTTCTTCCGTAGCGTTCGCGTACGTCCCCTGCCGGATGATACGCCCACCCCCGGTGGCGCGGTGCCCGTCGCGGATGATGTATTCCGCCAGGTCATCGAAGTGGGCCGGCATAACATCCCGATGGTGGACTTTCACGTCCATCTGAAGGGCAGTCTCACACTCGAACAGGCGCTGGCAAAGTCGCGCCGCGATGGGCTCCAGTACGGAATAGCGGCCAACTGCGGCCAGGGCTTTCCTATCCGGAACGACGATACCGCGCGCGCCTTCGTCGAATCCTTGAAAGGAGCGCCCGTCTTCGTGGGTATGCAAGCCGAAGGGCGAGAATGGACAAAGATGTTCTCCCGCCGCGTCGTATCCCTGTTCGACTACGTCTTCACGGATTCGATGACCTGGTCGGACAATCGCGGCAAGCGCGTGCGCCTCTGGATCCCGGCGGAAGTGGGCACAATCGCCGACCCGAGGGAATTCATGGACACGCTCGTGGATCGCACGGTGGGCATCCTGAACAATGAGCCGATCGATATTTACGTCAACCCGACGTTCCTGCCCGACGTGCTCGCCAAGGATTACGAATCCCTGTGGACGGAGGAGCGCCGGAAGAAAGTGATTGACGCCGCCGTAAAGAACGGAGTCGCGATCGAGTTGAACAACCGGTATCGGTTGCCAAGCGCCTCGTTCATCAAAATGGCGAAGGCGAGCGGCGTGAAGTTTGTATTCGGCACCAACAACGCCGCCGCCACCGATCTGGGCCGCTGCGAGTACGGCATTCAAATGGTGAAGGAGTGCAACTTGGGCTGGAAGGACTTCTTCGTTCCGCTCAAGCGCCCGAAGGCCGTCGAGCGCGCAGGCGGAGCACTAAGCGCCTAACGCCGGCGCGCCCGAGGGTGGTTCCATTCCCTCGAGGCTGGTTCCATTCCCCTGGCCACCGGCCGGGGCTCACCCCAGCCCAGGCGGCCGAAAGGTCCCAGACTGACTCGACCCCCAACGCACAAGCGACACACCACCAACGACCTGCAGCCGCTGGGCCTTCAAGTGAGTCCCGCATGGCCTCGCGTAAGTGAGGGGCCACGCACGCGTCTTCAATCGAGCGAGCCAGAATCCGCCAAACTCACCTGCCGCCCGCAGCTCACACTCCGCCGACAACCAGCGTCAGACGCGTAGGAGACCCGCGCCCACCCGACCGGCCAGCCGCGACGCGGCCGCGATGCTAACTTCTCTCCATTCACGACCGGAAGCGGGAAGCCCACACCGGGCCATCAACTCGCGCAACCAGTCCTCCGCCGAGGCCTCCGCCTGTTCCGGCCCATACAGCTCCGTCACCGCCCGGAAAAACGCGGAGAGCTCCCGCTCGGCCGCGGTCATCCCACCCCCACCGGTTGTCTCGTTCTTCATGATCCTCCTCACCAGGGAATCGTCCCGAGTTTTGCATGCGTAAACGTACCCGTCGGGCCGTCCGGACCAAGCAGCGCCACCCGCACCGCCTCCGCCGCCCCTTCCTCCACGGTCTCCGTACCCGAATAATTGTTCAGGTTCGTCTTGGTGTACCCCGGAGTCACAGCGTTCACCCGGATCCCCGTCGATTCCAGCTCGATCGCCATCGCCACCGTCATCGCATTGAGAGCCGTCTTGGACGCGGGATAAACCGGACCAAAAATCTGGCGGTAAGGGCAGTTCGGGTCCGAGTTCGCCGTCAGCGAGCCCAAGCCGCTCGATACGTTGACAATCCGCGCGTGCGGAGCCTCGCGCAGCAGCGGCAGCATCGCCTGGTAGACCGCCAGGACGCCGAACACATTGGTCTCCCACACAGCGCGTACTTCATCGAGAGACACATTGCTCGGCCGCGTCGACCTGGCATATTCCTCAATCGTCATGCCCGGCCGCAGCCCCATATTCGAGATCGCGGCATTGTTAATAAGCACGTCGAGACGGCCAAACTCGTTCCGGATGCGGCTCGCGGCGGCCGCGATTGAAGCCGGACCCGTCACGTCGAGTTGCACCGCATGAGCATCTCCATCGATCGTCCCGGCCGCCGCCTGGCCGCGTTCCAGATTGCGCGACCCCACCAGCACCGTGAGTCCATGCGCCGCGAGCTCTTTCGCGATCTGAAGACCAATGCCTTGATTGGCCCCGGTGATCAGCGCAACTTCCTTATCGTTTCCTGGTCTGTCGGGCATTCTTCTCTCCCCTTACTTCAGACTGTTCGGAACATCTCTTCCAGATCCGCGATCAACCCCGGCCCGTTCGGCTGCCAGCCCAGGCGTTCCTGGGTCAGGGCGCTAGTAGCCGGCATGTCGAGACCTGCGAAGTTTCCGAGGAACCCAAAATGCTCCATCGACTGCTCCGGCGCCATCGAGACAACCGGGATCTTCAAACCACGGCCGATTGCCTCCGCCATCTCTTTCGCCGTTACCCCCTCCTCGCCGACCGCGTGATACCGTGCCACCGCGCCGTCTTTGTCGGAAGCCGCCTTCTCCAACGCCAGCCGGTAAAGGTGCGCCGCGTCCAGCCGGTGCACGGCCGCCCAGCGGTTGCTTCCGTCGCCCACATACGCCGAAACACCTTTTTCCCGCGCCACCGCGATCAGATACGAGACGAAACCCTGCTTGACGGGATCGTGAACCTGGGGCAGTCTCATCACCGCCGTTCGCACGCCGCGCCCAGCCAACAGGTCCGCCGTCTGTTCCGAAACCCGCGGATACTGTCTGCTTCCCTCGACGGGCGGCCGATCCTCTTCCGTGGCGGAGCGCCCCGGCGCAATCAGCCCGATCCCGCCCGTCACAATCAACGGCCGCTCCGAGCCGGCGAGCGCGGAACCAAGGGCCTCAATGGCTTGCCGGTCCAGTTCGCAGTTGGCCGCGAACTTCGAGAAGTCATGGTTGAAGCCACAGTGAATCACGCCATCCGTCGCCGCGGCCCCGCGACGCAGGCTTTCCAGGTCTTCGAGGTCGCCGCGATGCACTTGGGCTCCGCTAGCGGCAAGAGCGTTCGCGCCTTCTTCCGAACGGGCGAGACCCAACACCTGGTGGCCCGCGCCCATCAACTCCTGTGTAACCGCAAAGCCCACGAAGCCCGTGGCCCCCGTAACAAAAACCCGCATGTCGATGGCCCTTTCTGGATTGACCAAGCTACGGCAATCTGCTAAAACGGAGATTGCCTCCGCATTTGTAGATTACCGGAGACTGTCTCCGGTTGCAAGTAAATTTCGATGGCTACCAAGCGCTCTCAACCCGCCCCCAGAAAACCGCGCGCCGATGCGGAGCGGAATCGCGACCGGATTCTGCAAATAGCCAAGGAGGCATTCACCCGGTATGGCGCGGAGGCGAGCCTGGACGAGATCGCCAAGCAGTCCGAGGTCGGGGCCGGCACCTTGTACCGGCATTTCCCGACGCGGGAGGCGCTGATCGAAGCGGTCTATCGGACGGAAGTGGAGAAGCTCGCCGCGGCCGAGCGGCACTTCGCCGGAACGATGTCGCCGATCGAGGCCTTGCGGGCCTGGATGCTACTGTTTGTGGACTACATCGCGGCGAAGAAGATCATTGCGCCGGTGCTGAATACCTTGCTCGGTGGAGCCTCCAAGGTCTTCGAATCCTCGCACGCTCAGATCTGGGACGCGATCCGGGCGCTGGTCAAGCGAGCCATCACCAGCGGCGACATCCGGGAAGACCTCGATCCGATCGATCTGCTGCGTGCCCTGATCGGAGTAGCCAATGTCGCCGCCAGCCCCGACTGGCAACAGAGCGCCCAGCGCCTGGTGGACATCCTCATCACCGGCTCGCGCCCAACCAAATAAGAATAAATCCGCGTGGTCCAAGCTTCCTTTTGTGGGGCGAGATTCATCGTGCGCGGGACTTCAGGCCCGCCTCCTCGCCCCCCCCGAAACCGTAAAGTGATGATGGCGCGAGTCCTGAGGGAATCCTGGCTGACAGTTCAGAAGAAGGAGGGCCGGGGCCCACACCCCGGCCTCTTGATCTATGGGGTCACGGCTTCGGCGGCGGCGGCAGGTTCGACACGGCCTTTGCGGCGAAGGACAGCAGCCGAGATCAGAGTAATGATCAGTCCGACGGGCAGGGGCTCCATAAAGGTGTAGGCCATATTGACGAAGGGGTTCTGGTAGAGCTGCTGGGAGTGCTGTATCTCAGCGACCTGCGCGGCAATGGTGGCGGGGTCGAGTCCGGACGCCTGGACCTTTTTGATCTGAGCGGCGAAGTAGCCGTCCATGAAGTGGGGCATGAAGTTGAAGTAGAGAATCTCCCACATGGCAACGTAGCAGACGGTGGTGATGAGGGTGATCAGGATGCCGCAGGCGAAGGCGCGGCCGAAGGAGATCTGGCCGGCGAGGTTGTTGTCGCGGTAACTGCGGATGCCGAAGTAGATCAGCAGGAACGACGCCACCATAATGGTGTAGCCGAGAGCCATGCTGTGGCCGGTGCCGATCTTGTCGGCGAGGAGAAGCGATCCGCCCATAAGGACGGAGATGATGAGGCCGGCGATGAGGCCGAAGGTGAGGACGGTTTTCTTCATGGGATGCTCCTGGTGCAAGTGGGGATGAAGTCACGATGCGGTGTAACGGAGCCCGGCGTCGTCATACTTTCGGATGATTCTACAGCAATGGAGCGCAAATCGTACTTTCGGATGATGCGGTTACGGCAGCAGGCCCAATTCTTTGCCGCGCTGGACGGCCTGGGTGCGTCGTGCGGCTCCGAGCTTGTCGAAGGTGCGGGCACAGTGCGTCTTCACCGTGTTTTCGGAAACGAAAAGCTGCTCGGCGATCTCCCGATTGCTCAGGCCGCGTGCGATCAGGGTGAGGATCTCCAGCTCGCGTGCCGTGATGCCGAGGGTCTGCTGCTGGGCCGCATTGGGAACAAAGGGTTCCAGGGCGAGGGTGTCCGCAGGCACAAGCACTTCCCTCACCACAACCCTTTCGCGGATGGTTTCGCGACTCCGCGTGATCCGTAGGCCGAGCCAAATGCCGAAGGTGGCAAAGAGTAGGGCGACCAGCGCCGTGTACATCTCAACGGAGTGCTCAATGACGACGAAGCGGTATTCGGTGTATTGAAGGATGGCGATGAGGACGCCGCCCACGAGACCGAAGAGGAGGACATGGCGCTTCATGATGGGGTGTTGAACGAGTATAACCCCGCCGGCCCCGAACTGCGTTCACGCCTCAAGGCATTGCAAACAAAGACTCCGCGAAGAGTGCCTGCTCAGAGGCGACCACTGGCAATGGCAACGATCCCCCCAACGCCGGCGCTCGGGCGTTTAGCCTCTGGCCCGGAACCTCGGACGGCCGCAACTCCGATATCGCCTTCGTGTGGCCAGCGGTCAAGCCCTCCCCAGCCGAACTCAGGACCGGAAACCCCTCAGCGGCCTGCGGCAACCCCCGCCCTGTAAACCACCAGCAAAGCCGCGCCCACCGGAACCGCGAAGATCAGTAGAAAGATCGGCAGTTCCTCGCGCACGGAATATCCGGCCTTGGCCACGCCCATCCACAGATTGGCGGCCGCGCACGCCAGCCAGACCGGCACAAAGATCCACACCCCTTTCGTCAGGGCCGAGCTGCCGCCCACCGCCCTGGCCAAGAGAAGACAGAGGGCAAGGAGGACGAAGCCCCCGCCGATGATGAGGAGAGTGCGCATAGTGGTCTGGTCTCCTGACGCCGGACGCGCCGGCGGAAATCATAAGGAGGGCGGACGCCCTCGTCCGCAGCCGGCCCCCTGGCCGGCTTTCTGCCGGACGGTCGGCGTCAGCTGCCGTCCGGTGGGCCGCCTCTTGCCCGAACGTCTTTGTCCAGCCCCACGCACACGCCGCTAGCGCGTAGTATAACCGCCATTGGCGAAGATCGTCTGGCCCGTGATCCACCAGCCATCCGTCACCAGAAACCGCACCAGTGGCACGATATCTTCAATCTTCGTCAGCCCGCCCAGCGCCGAAGCGGATTTGTGATACGCAACGGCCTCGGGCGTCTCCTGCCCATAGAAAAAGGGCGTATCCATCGGACCGGGGCCCACCGCCGTCACCGAGATGCCGCGCGGCCCAAACTCCTTCGAGGCCGCCCGCGTGAAATGCTCGACCGGCGCCTTGAGCCCGCCATACGTCGAGTAGAGCCCCGTATAGGCCGCCAGCAACGACGTCACGATGGTCACGATCTTGCCGTGGTCGTTGAGCTGCTTGCCCGCCTCCTGGATGAAGAAGTAGGCCGCCTTGGAGTTGATCGCCGCCATCGAGTCGTACTCTTCTTCGGTAGTCTCCGTAAACGGCTTCTTCAGCACCTTCCCCACCGTATTGATGGCGATGTCGAGACCGCCGAACTGCTGCTTGGCCGCGGCGAATACGGCCACCACCTCCGCCGTCTTCGTGAAATCACCCTGAATCGCGAATGCTTCGCCGCCAGAGTCGCGAATGGCGGAAACCGTCGCATCGGCGTCCGCCTGGGTCGCTGCGCTGTTGTAGTGGACACAAATGCGCGCACCGGCCCCGGCCAGCGTTCGGCTGATCAGGCCGCCGAGATTCTTGGCCCCGCCGCCAACCAGCACCGCTTTCCCCTTCAAATTGTGTTCGCTCATGTCATTCCCCTTCTGAATACCTCTTCCGAAAATTGGAACGCTAGCATCCGCGGCCCAGACCGGCCGAGGCGCAAGAGCGGTCCCGCGGATTTCTGTACGTGCTATCCTCCCAGAAAAGTCAACTTGAGGCTTTCAAAATGCCCCACGTCCTTTCAAAATCCACTCCACCCCCGGATGAGACGTTGCAGGCAGGTCGGCCGG is a genomic window containing:
- a CDS encoding family 16 glycoside hydrolase, translated to MAYELDLTRRAFAGMLAAAPLTSADNDWIDLFDGRSLQGWRPSENKNSWTVKDGNLWCDGPRSHLFYDGPVHGADFRNFELEVEARAPHAANSGVYFHTRYQESNFPQKGFEIQICNSLTGRESYEPRAMTGSLYGLRNVYKPFAVDDQWFKLAVSVRGKNIQVRLNGVLLVDYTEPNPPVIPDAMERERFLDHGTFALQCHDQESRTFFRSVRVRPLPDDTPTPGGAVPVADDVFRQVIEVGRHNIPMVDFHVHLKGSLTLEQALAKSRRDGLQYGIAANCGQGFPIRNDDTARAFVESLKGAPVFVGMQAEGREWTKMFSRRVVSLFDYVFTDSMTWSDNRGKRVRLWIPAEVGTIADPREFMDTLVDRTVGILNNEPIDIYVNPTFLPDVLAKDYESLWTEERRKKVIDAAVKNGVAIELNNRYRLPSASFIKMAKASGVKFVFGTNNAAATDLGRCEYGIQMVKECNLGWKDFFVPLKRPKAVERAGGALSA
- a CDS encoding SDR family NAD(P)-dependent oxidoreductase yields the protein MPDRPGNDKEVALITGANQGIGLQIAKELAAHGLTVLVGSRNLERGQAAAGTIDGDAHAVQLDVTGPASIAAAASRIRNEFGRLDVLINNAAISNMGLRPGMTIEEYARSTRPSNVSLDEVRAVWETNVFGVLAVYQAMLPLLREAPHARIVNVSSGLGSLTANSDPNCPYRQIFGPVYPASKTALNAMTVAMAIELESTGIRVNAVTPGYTKTNLNNYSGTETVEEGAAEAVRVALLGPDGPTGTFTHAKLGTIPW
- a CDS encoding SDR family oxidoreductase encodes the protein MRVFVTGATGFVGFAVTQELMGAGHQVLGLARSEEGANALAASGAQVHRGDLEDLESLRRGAAATDGVIHCGFNHDFSKFAANCELDRQAIEALGSALAGSERPLIVTGGIGLIAPGRSATEEDRPPVEGSRQYPRVSEQTADLLAGRGVRTAVMRLPQVHDPVKQGFVSYLIAVAREKGVSAYVGDGSNRWAAVHRLDAAHLYRLALEKAASDKDGAVARYHAVGEEGVTAKEMAEAIGRGLKIPVVSMAPEQSMEHFGFLGNFAGLDMPATSALTQERLGWQPNGPGLIADLEEMFRTV
- a CDS encoding TetR/AcrR family transcriptional regulator, producing the protein MATKRSQPAPRKPRADAERNRDRILQIAKEAFTRYGAEASLDEIAKQSEVGAGTLYRHFPTREALIEAVYRTEVEKLAAAERHFAGTMSPIEALRAWMLLFVDYIAAKKIIAPVLNTLLGGASKVFESSHAQIWDAIRALVKRAITSGDIREDLDPIDLLRALIGVANVAASPDWQQSAQRLVDILITGSRPTK
- a CDS encoding DUF4199 domain-containing protein, with translation MKKTVLTFGLIAGLIISVLMGGSLLLADKIGTGHSMALGYTIMVASFLLIYFGIRSYRDNNLAGQISFGRAFACGILITLITTVCYVAMWEILYFNFMPHFMDGYFAAQIKKVQASGLDPATIAAQVAEIQHSQQLYQNPFVNMAYTFMEPLPVGLIITLISAAVLRRKGRVEPAAAAEAVTP
- a CDS encoding SDR family oxidoreductase gives rise to the protein MSEHNLKGKAVLVGGGAKNLGGLISRTLAGAGARICVHYNSAATQADADATVSAIRDSGGEAFAIQGDFTKTAEVVAVFAAAKQQFGGLDIAINTVGKVLKKPFTETTEEEYDSMAAINSKAAYFFIQEAGKQLNDHGKIVTIVTSLLAAYTGLYSTYGGLKAPVEHFTRAASKEFGPRGISVTAVGPGPMDTPFFYGQETPEAVAYHKSASALGGLTKIEDIVPLVRFLVTDGWWITGQTIFANGGYTTR